Proteins encoded together in one Rhodospirillales bacterium window:
- the ligA gene encoding NAD-dependent DNA ligase LigA, which yields MNATIPPPVEDLTREEAEAELATLAEAIAHHSRAYYQNDAPEISDADFDALAVRNAAIEARFPDLVREDSPSRKVGAPAAAGFGKVQHAKAMLSLENGFSEGDLIDFIDGVRRFLKELRADPGQVLEMMAEPKIDGLSISLRYEDGRFVVGATRGDGYTGENVTANLKTIKDIPATIAGAPDVFEVRGEVYMTRADFQAMNARQEEAGGKVFANPRNAAAGSLRQLDPAITAERPLRFFAYAWGETSETPAATHEAFLARLQALGFPVNPEAKLCRSTEEMIAFYRDIGARRASLPYDIDGVVFKVNRIDWQERLGFVSRAPRWALAQKFAAQRAQTLLREIRIQVGRTGVLTPVAVLEPITVGGVVVSRATLHNEDEIARKDVRVGDQVIVQRAGDVIPQIVGVVAEARPADAIPFAFPDHCPECGSLAVREPGEVARRCTGGLICPAQALERLKHFVSRNAFDIEGLGERHIEAFRADGLIATPGDIFRLRAHGAAIAGRDGWGEKSRDNLLAAIEARRAIALERFIFALGIRQIGQATARLLARHYGALVAWRAAMQAAADPENEAWRELVAIEGIGPSVAADLVAFFAEPHNRAVLDDLAGELTVEPFVAATTTASPLAGKTIVFTGTLERMTRSEAKARAEALGAKVTGSVSKSTDYLVAGADAGSKATKAAALGVSALSEAEWLTLIGEG from the coding sequence ATGAATGCGACGATTCCGCCGCCTGTCGAGGATCTGACCCGCGAGGAGGCTGAGGCCGAGCTTGCGACGCTCGCCGAAGCGATCGCCCACCATTCCCGCGCCTACTATCAGAACGACGCCCCCGAGATCAGCGATGCGGACTTCGACGCGCTGGCGGTGCGCAACGCCGCGATCGAGGCGCGCTTTCCCGATCTCGTCCGCGAGGATTCGCCCTCGCGCAAGGTCGGCGCGCCCGCCGCCGCCGGCTTCGGCAAGGTTCAGCACGCCAAGGCGATGCTGTCGCTGGAGAACGGTTTCAGCGAAGGGGACCTCATCGACTTCATCGACGGCGTGCGCCGGTTCCTCAAGGAGTTGCGCGCCGATCCCGGTCAGGTGCTGGAGATGATGGCTGAGCCCAAGATCGATGGGCTGTCGATCTCGCTGCGTTACGAGGATGGGCGGTTCGTCGTCGGCGCCACTCGCGGCGACGGCTATACTGGCGAGAACGTCACCGCCAACCTTAAGACGATCAAGGACATCCCGGCGACGATCGCGGGCGCGCCCGACGTCTTCGAGGTGCGCGGCGAGGTCTACATGACCCGCGCCGACTTCCAGGCGATGAACGCGCGCCAGGAGGAGGCGGGGGGCAAGGTTTTCGCCAACCCGCGCAACGCCGCCGCCGGCTCGCTGCGCCAGCTTGACCCCGCGATCACCGCCGAGCGCCCCTTGCGCTTTTTCGCCTACGCCTGGGGCGAGACCAGCGAAACCCCCGCGGCTACCCACGAGGCGTTCCTCGCCCGGCTGCAGGCGCTGGGCTTTCCGGTCAATCCCGAAGCGAAGCTCTGCCGCTCTACCGAGGAGATGATCGCCTTCTATCGCGACATCGGCGCGCGGCGGGCGAGCCTGCCCTACGACATCGACGGCGTCGTCTTCAAGGTCAACCGCATTGACTGGCAGGAACGGCTCGGCTTCGTCTCCCGCGCACCGCGCTGGGCGCTCGCCCAGAAGTTCGCGGCGCAGCGGGCGCAGACCCTGCTCAGGGAGATCCGCATTCAGGTCGGCCGCACCGGCGTGCTCACCCCGGTCGCGGTGCTGGAGCCGATCACCGTCGGCGGCGTCGTCGTCAGCCGTGCCACCTTGCACAACGAGGATGAGATCGCCCGCAAGGACGTCCGCGTCGGCGATCAGGTCATCGTCCAGCGCGCCGGCGACGTCATCCCGCAGATCGTCGGCGTCGTCGCCGAAGCGCGGCCGGCGGATGCCATCCCGTTCGCCTTTCCCGACCACTGCCCGGAGTGCGGCAGCCTCGCGGTGCGCGAGCCGGGCGAGGTGGCACGGCGCTGCACCGGCGGGCTGATCTGCCCGGCGCAGGCGCTGGAGCGGCTCAAGCACTTCGTCTCCCGCAACGCCTTCGATATCGAGGGGCTGGGCGAACGGCACATCGAGGCGTTCCGTGCCGATGGCCTGATCGCTACGCCCGGCGATATTTTTCGCCTCAGGGCGCACGGCGCGGCGATCGCCGGCCGCGACGGCTGGGGCGAGAAGTCGCGCGATAACCTTTTGGCAGCGATCGAGGCGCGGCGAGCCATCGCGCTCGAGCGCTTCATCTTCGCGCTCGGCATCCGCCAGATCGGCCAGGCGACGGCGCGCCTGCTCGCCCGCCACTATGGCGCGCTCGTCGCTTGGCGCGCGGCGATGCAGGCGGCGGCGGACCCGGAGAACGAGGCATGGCGCGAGCTGGTCGCCATCGAGGGCATCGGCCCGTCCGTGGCCGCCGATCTCGTCGCCTTCTTCGCCGAGCCGCACAACCGCGCCGTTCTCGATGACCTCGCCGGCGAGCTCACCGTCGAGCCGTTCGTCGCCGCGACCACGACCGCCTCGCCGCTCGCCGGCAAGACCATCGTCTTCACCGGCACCCTCGAGCGCATGACCCGCAGCGAAGCCAAGGCCCGCGCCGAGGCGCTGGGCGCCAAGGTCACCGGCTCGGTCTCCAAGAGCACCGACTACCTCGTCGCCGGCGCCGACGCCGGCTCGAAAGCCACCAAAGCCGCCGCCCTCGGCGTGTCCGCGCTCAGCGAAGCCGAATGGCTGACCCTGATCGGCGAGGGGTAG
- the recN gene encoding DNA repair protein RecN yields the protein MLSFLSIRDVVLIDRLDLEFPPGLCALTGETGAGKSILLDALGLGLGARADARLVRHGAAQASVSARFEIPPRHPAHAMLAEQGFEAEDGLLLRRVITAEGRSRAFVNDRPVSISLLRQLGETLVEIHGQFDNQRLLDPAAHRALLDAFGVIEGEAAACAAAWRTWRAASEARAGAEADLEQARRDEDYLRHTLGELGELAPQAGEEEELARRRALLMNAEKLIQAIADAIAALEGDAGRGVVVGLRSALRHVQRAAPKFDGRLDDAEAALDRALSEAIEAQALLERVQSSADLDPRELERIEERLFALRALARKHGVAVDALAQLQQDLAARVSGLEDGEAVLASLRRDESKAAEQFRAAAQALSTRRAAAAVHLDAAVCGELEPLRLGRARFVTRVEPLEERDWGAHGQDRVAFEVATNPGTPPGPIARIASGGELARFTLALKVVLASADPVPTLIFDEVDAGVGGAVASAVGERLARLGRDVQVLVVTHSPQVAARGDHQWRIVKTVAGEQTRTCVDVLDRPGRTEEIARMLAGAKITDEARAAAESLLAGSPA from the coding sequence ATGCTGTCCTTCTTGTCGATCCGCGACGTCGTTCTCATCGATCGTCTCGATCTCGAGTTCCCGCCGGGCCTGTGTGCGCTCACCGGCGAGACCGGTGCCGGTAAATCGATTCTCCTCGATGCGCTCGGCCTCGGCCTCGGCGCCCGGGCGGACGCACGGCTGGTGCGTCATGGCGCCGCCCAGGCCTCGGTCAGCGCCCGCTTCGAGATTCCGCCCCGGCACCCGGCCCACGCCATGCTGGCCGAGCAGGGCTTCGAGGCCGAGGACGGTCTCTTGCTGCGCCGCGTGATCACCGCCGAGGGGCGCTCGCGCGCCTTCGTCAACGACCGGCCGGTCAGTATCTCGCTGCTGCGCCAGCTTGGCGAAACCCTCGTCGAGATCCACGGTCAGTTCGACAATCAAAGGCTGCTCGATCCCGCTGCCCACCGCGCGCTGCTCGACGCGTTCGGGGTGATCGAGGGCGAGGCCGCCGCCTGCGCTGCCGCCTGGCGGACATGGCGCGCCGCGTCGGAGGCACGCGCCGGTGCCGAGGCGGACCTCGAGCAGGCGCGGCGGGACGAAGACTATCTCCGCCATACCTTGGGCGAGCTGGGCGAGCTTGCCCCGCAGGCGGGCGAGGAAGAGGAACTCGCCCGCCGCCGGGCGCTGCTGATGAATGCCGAGAAGCTGATCCAGGCGATCGCCGATGCGATCGCCGCGCTCGAGGGTGACGCCGGGCGCGGAGTCGTCGTCGGCTTGCGCTCGGCGCTCCGCCACGTCCAGCGCGCAGCCCCGAAGTTCGACGGTCGTCTCGATGACGCGGAAGCCGCGCTCGATCGGGCGCTGAGCGAGGCGATCGAGGCCCAGGCTTTGCTCGAGCGGGTACAATCGTCGGCCGATCTCGATCCGCGCGAGCTGGAACGGATCGAGGAGCGGCTGTTCGCCCTGCGGGCGCTGGCCCGCAAGCATGGCGTTGCCGTCGACGCCCTCGCTCAATTGCAACAGGACCTCGCCGCGCGCGTCAGCGGCCTGGAAGACGGCGAGGCGGTTCTGGCATCGCTGCGACGCGACGAGAGCAAGGCGGCGGAGCAGTTCCGCGCCGCGGCGCAAGCGCTGAGCACCCGCAGAGCTGCCGCCGCCGTGCACCTTGATGCCGCCGTTTGTGGTGAGCTGGAACCGCTGCGCCTCGGCCGCGCCCGCTTCGTCACCCGCGTCGAGCCGCTCGAAGAGCGCGACTGGGGCGCCCACGGCCAGGACCGGGTGGCCTTCGAGGTGGCGACCAACCCGGGCACACCGCCCGGCCCGATCGCCCGCATCGCCTCGGGCGGCGAGCTCGCGCGGTTTACGCTGGCGCTCAAGGTGGTGCTCGCCAGCGCCGATCCGGTGCCGACCTTGATCTTCGATGAGGTCGACGCCGGCGTCGGCGGCGCTGTCGCCTCGGCGGTCGGCGAGCGCCTCGCCCGGCTCGGGCGCGACGTCCAGGTCCTCGTGGTCACCCACTCGCCGCAGGTGGCGGCGCGCGGCGATCACCAGTGGCGCATCGTCAAGACCGTTGCCGGCGAGCAGACGCGCACCTGCGTCGATGTCCTCGACCGGCCGGGCCGCACCGAGGAGATCGCCCGCATGCTCGCCGGCGCGAAGATCACCGACGAGGCACGGGCCGCCGCCGAAAGCCTGCTCGCCGGCTCGCCGGCATGA
- a CDS encoding outer membrane protein assembly factor BamD, with amino-acid sequence MFDLASPSRRKTAFACSALVAGLLALTACGTTEEPYVERSVDELYNQAMDQLDGGDYKKAAKTFDEVDRQHPYSSWATKAELMSAYASYQANEYDDAVNACDRYIELHPANPDVPYAYYLKGLSYYERISDIHRDQEMTEQAKRVFAELISRYPDSEYARDAQLKIDLCNDHLAGAEMVVGRYYQERGFQLASLNRFRTVVEKYQSTTHVPEALLRMTEVYRALGIDDEARKTAAVLGYNFPQSQWYADAYALVGGDAGNASAQPVGASSLR; translated from the coding sequence ATGTTCGATCTGGCTTCACCCAGCCGCCGCAAAACCGCTTTTGCCTGTTCCGCGCTCGTCGCCGGGCTGCTGGCGCTAACCGCCTGCGGCACGACGGAGGAGCCTTACGTCGAGCGTTCGGTCGACGAGCTCTACAATCAGGCGATGGACCAGCTTGATGGGGGTGACTACAAGAAGGCGGCGAAAACGTTCGATGAGGTCGATCGTCAACATCCGTATTCGAGCTGGGCGACGAAGGCAGAACTGATGTCTGCCTACGCGTCGTATCAGGCGAACGAGTATGACGACGCGGTCAACGCCTGCGACCGCTATATCGAACTGCACCCGGCCAACCCCGACGTTCCGTACGCCTACTACCTCAAGGGCCTCAGCTATTACGAGCGGATTTCCGACATCCATCGCGATCAGGAAATGACCGAACAGGCGAAGCGCGTGTTCGCGGAGCTTATCAGCCGCTATCCCGATAGCGAATATGCGCGCGATGCCCAGTTGAAGATCGACCTGTGCAACGATCACCTTGCCGGCGCGGAAATGGTCGTCGGTCGCTACTACCAGGAGCGCGGCTTTCAGCTCGCCTCGCTCAATCGCTTCCGCACCGTTGTCGAGAAATATCAGTCGACGACCCACGTGCCGGAAGCCCTGCTGCGCATGACCGAGGTCTATCGCGCGCTCGGGATCGACGACGAGGCGCGCAAGACGGCGGCGGTCCTCGGCTACAACTTCCCGCAGTCGCAATGGTATGCCGACGCCTACGCTCTCGTCGGCGGTGACGCGGGCAATGCATCGGCGCAACCGGTGGGGGCCTCCAGCCTCCGGTGA
- the ftsZ gene encoding cell division protein FtsZ, whose translation MSINLGFPNASPTPELRPRITVIGVGGAGGNAVNNMIRAGLEGVEFVVANTDSQSLAQSSCDRRVQLGVTVTQGLGAGSRPDIGRVAAEEALEDLIQEIRGSNMVFIAAGMGGGTGTGAAPVIARAAREQGILTVGVVTKPFHFEGQHRMRIADNGIEELEQFVDTLIIIPNQNLFRVANERTTFADAFNMADDVLHSGVRGVTDLMVMPGLINLDFADIRAVMSEMGKAMMGTGEATGERRALDAAEAAISNPLLDDVSMKGARGVLINITGSMDMTLFEVDEAANRVRSEVDPDAFIIFGSTFDEAMEGRIRVSVVATGMDSIAAAKPVPATNAPGGGVVRSLSEARQQQAARSREAVAGEAVAGRFAGEEGGLATAPAAAADHEMERWQGEAATASREPVFYAAAEGGQASGTFGAPISVARPVIGDARPAADVSAPRAQDGEGQRGKMANLLARVMGTTPTRPHKPEATESDEVQAPAKRQPRLGGVGAEERLPASQAEDDLLDIPAFLRRQAN comes from the coding sequence ATGTCCATTAACCTCGGTTTCCCCAACGCCAGTCCGACACCGGAACTCCGGCCCCGGATCACCGTCATCGGTGTTGGCGGCGCCGGTGGCAACGCCGTCAACAATATGATCCGCGCCGGCCTCGAAGGCGTCGAGTTCGTCGTCGCCAACACCGATTCGCAATCTCTGGCCCAATCGTCCTGCGATCGCCGGGTGCAATTGGGCGTCACCGTCACCCAGGGCCTCGGCGCTGGCTCGCGTCCGGACATCGGCCGGGTCGCTGCTGAAGAGGCATTGGAGGACCTGATCCAGGAGATCCGCGGCTCCAACATGGTATTCATCGCCGCCGGGATGGGCGGCGGTACTGGCACCGGTGCCGCGCCGGTGATCGCCCGCGCCGCGCGCGAGCAGGGGATCCTCACCGTCGGTGTGGTCACCAAGCCCTTCCATTTCGAGGGGCAGCACCGCATGCGCATCGCCGATAACGGCATCGAGGAACTCGAGCAGTTCGTCGATACCCTGATCATCATCCCCAACCAGAACCTCTTTCGCGTCGCCAATGAGCGCACCACCTTCGCCGACGCCTTCAACATGGCCGACGACGTGCTGCACTCGGGCGTGCGCGGCGTCACCGACCTGATGGTCATGCCCGGCCTGATCAATCTCGACTTTGCTGATATCCGCGCGGTGATGAGCGAAATGGGCAAGGCGATGATGGGTACCGGCGAGGCCACCGGCGAGCGGCGCGCCCTCGACGCGGCCGAGGCGGCGATCTCCAACCCGCTGCTCGACGACGTCTCGATGAAGGGCGCGCGCGGCGTGCTGATCAACATCACCGGCTCAATGGACATGACTCTGTTCGAGGTCGACGAAGCCGCCAACCGCGTCCGTTCCGAGGTCGATCCCGACGCGTTCATCATCTTCGGCTCGACGTTCGACGAGGCGATGGAGGGTCGCATCCGCGTCTCCGTGGTGGCGACCGGCATGGACAGCATCGCCGCGGCGAAGCCGGTTCCGGCGACGAATGCTCCCGGCGGGGGTGTCGTGCGCAGTCTCAGCGAAGCGCGGCAGCAACAGGCGGCGCGCTCGCGCGAAGCGGTTGCCGGTGAAGCGGTGGCAGGCCGTTTTGCGGGCGAGGAGGGTGGTCTGGCGACGGCGCCCGCGGCTGCCGCTGATCATGAGATGGAGCGCTGGCAGGGCGAGGCGGCAACCGCGTCACGTGAGCCGGTGTTCTACGCCGCAGCGGAAGGCGGGCAGGCATCGGGCACGTTCGGCGCGCCGATTTCGGTCGCCCGCCCGGTTATCGGCGATGCTCGTCCGGCCGCGGATGTTTCTGCCCCTCGGGCGCAGGACGGCGAGGGTCAGCGCGGCAAGATGGCCAACCTGTTGGCGCGCGTCATGGGCACGACACCGACGCGCCCGCACAAGCCGGAAGCGACGGAAAGCGACGAAGTCCAGGCGCCCGCCAAGCGCCAGCCGCGGTTGGGCGGTGTCGGTGCCGAGGAACGGCTTCCGGCCTCGCAGGCCGAGGACGATCTTCTCGACATTCCGGCGTTCCTGCGCCGTCAGGCGAATTAA
- the ftsA gene encoding cell division protein FtsA — translation MKRNKAAAQTKVRNGLIAALDIGTTKVCCLIARAGSGDALDVVGIGHQASQGVRGGTLIDLDGAETTIRSTVEAAERMAGDNIRGVVVNVSAGTPRSRLVAYEVGVAGHEIGDADLRRILDPLGFAEAVPDEHDIVHVIPVGYSIDGCRGVHDPRGMFGQRLGVNLHLITASLGAVRNVATCVTRCHLEVEGKVVSPYAAALGCLVDDETQLGVTLIDVGGGTTSVAVFFDSELIHTDSIPVGGLHVTRDLARGLSTPMTQAERIKTLYGSCQPSPSDSRQSVEVPPIADDGAAEPTHVPRSMLVGIIRPRMEEIFEMVRTRLKDAGFDRVAGRRTVLTGGACQLAGASDLAGQILDKQVRIGRPRGVAGLPEAMTGPAFATCAGLLRFAANQAREGLEPVYRPAENPSGRFGRLGQWLRENF, via the coding sequence GTGAAGCGAAATAAAGCGGCGGCACAGACGAAGGTGCGCAACGGCTTGATCGCTGCGCTCGACATCGGGACGACGAAGGTGTGCTGCCTGATCGCACGCGCCGGCAGCGGTGATGCGCTCGACGTCGTTGGCATTGGGCACCAGGCCTCGCAAGGGGTTCGCGGTGGCACCCTGATCGATCTCGACGGGGCGGAGACGACCATCCGCTCGACCGTCGAGGCCGCGGAGCGGATGGCTGGCGACAATATCCGCGGCGTCGTTGTCAACGTTTCGGCAGGCACGCCGCGCTCTCGGCTCGTCGCCTACGAGGTCGGCGTTGCCGGTCACGAGATCGGCGATGCCGATTTAAGGCGCATCCTTGATCCGCTCGGGTTCGCCGAGGCCGTGCCCGACGAGCACGATATTGTTCATGTCATTCCCGTCGGCTATTCGATCGACGGCTGCCGTGGTGTGCACGATCCGCGCGGGATGTTCGGCCAACGCCTCGGCGTCAACCTGCATCTGATCACCGCCTCGCTCGGTGCGGTGCGCAACGTCGCCACCTGCGTGACCCGCTGCCACCTCGAGGTCGAGGGCAAGGTGGTCTCGCCCTACGCCGCGGCTCTCGGTTGCCTGGTCGACGATGAAACCCAGCTTGGTGTAACGCTGATCGACGTGGGCGGGGGCACCACCTCGGTCGCGGTGTTCTTCGATTCCGAGCTGATTCACACCGACAGCATCCCCGTCGGCGGGTTGCACGTGACCCGGGATCTGGCGCGAGGCCTGTCGACGCCGATGACCCAGGCGGAACGGATCAAGACGCTCTACGGCAGTTGCCAGCCGTCGCCATCGGATTCGCGGCAGAGCGTCGAGGTCCCGCCGATCGCGGACGACGGCGCCGCCGAGCCGACGCATGTCCCGCGCTCGATGCTTGTCGGCATTATCCGCCCGCGCATGGAAGAGATCTTCGAGATGGTGCGCACCCGCCTGAAGGACGCCGGCTTCGATCGCGTCGCCGGCCGGCGGACGGTGCTCACCGGCGGCGCCTGCCAGCTCGCTGGGGCATCGGACCTGGCGGGGCAGATCCTCGACAAGCAGGTGCGCATCGGCCGTCCGCGCGGCGTCGCTGGCCTGCCGGAAGCGATGACCGGCCCGGCGTTCGCTACCTGCGCCGGTCTGCTCCGCTTCGCTGCCAACCAGGCGCGCGAGGGACTCGAACCGGTCTATCGCCCCGCCGAAAACCCGAGTGGCCGTTTCGGCCGTCTCGGCCAGTGGTTGCGTGAAAATTTCTAA
- a CDS encoding cell division protein FtsQ/DivIB: MIARRGQSREKRGQKRARVAPFWRSRPAICGGAALLIGAVGLGGWLAWRAELPQKLTDRSVHSLVATSARLGFVVRDVFVVGRTETPKATLLNALGVRRGVPILAIDLEAARERVQQLPWVRDASVRRVLPDTVIVELVERRPLALWQHDSRFALIDETGQVILRDDVGPFSDLMVVVGEDAPANASALVQMLAREPDLMRRVKAAVRVGGRRWNVHMADGIDVKLPEQEPEQAWRRLADYQRQYNILDRPVQTLDLRFSDRLVVRPVDGSVEGKGA, from the coding sequence ATGATCGCAAGGCGTGGGCAATCGCGCGAAAAGCGCGGACAGAAGCGCGCCCGCGTCGCGCCATTCTGGCGGTCGCGCCCGGCGATATGTGGCGGCGCCGCGTTGCTGATCGGGGCGGTTGGTTTGGGCGGATGGCTGGCGTGGCGGGCGGAGCTGCCGCAGAAGTTGACCGACCGCAGCGTTCACTCGCTGGTCGCGACCTCGGCCAGGCTCGGCTTTGTCGTCCGCGACGTCTTCGTCGTCGGTCGGACGGAAACGCCGAAGGCGACGCTGCTCAACGCGCTCGGCGTCCGTCGCGGGGTTCCCATCCTCGCCATAGATCTGGAGGCGGCACGTGAGCGCGTCCAGCAACTCCCTTGGGTCCGTGACGCCTCCGTCCGCCGCGTCTTGCCCGATACCGTCATCGTCGAACTCGTCGAACGACGGCCGCTGGCCCTCTGGCAGCATGACAGCCGCTTCGCGCTGATCGACGAGACCGGGCAGGTGATCCTGCGCGACGACGTCGGGCCGTTCAGTGACCTCATGGTCGTTGTCGGCGAGGATGCGCCGGCCAATGCCAGTGCCCTCGTGCAGATGTTGGCACGCGAGCCGGATTTGATGCGCCGGGTCAAGGCGGCTGTGCGGGTAGGCGGGCGGCGGTGGAACGTGCACATGGCTGACGGCATCGACGTCAAGCTGCCGGAGCAGGAGCCGGAACAGGCGTGGCGCCGCCTGGCGGACTACCAGCGCCAGTACAACATTCTCGACCGGCCGGTCCAGACGCTCGACCTGCGGTTTTCCGACCGGCTGGTTGTCCGTCCGGTGGACGGCAGCGTCGAGGGAAAGGGTGCGTAA
- a CDS encoding D-alanine--D-alanine ligase, which yields MTTSVAVLMGGWSSEREVSLVSGAAVAAALTEAGYAVRTIDVPRDPARLLAQLDPRPDAIFNALHGRWGEDGTLQGLLDILAIPYTHSGLLASAMAMHKPTAKLMFERAGIPVAEHVVVTRAEFAAGDPLPRPYVIKPLNEGSSVGVRIVRNGANVAVMSDEWTFGERVMIERFVPGREFTVAVMGDRPLGVTEITTDRGFYDYDAKYAPGGSRHVVPAQVDPDIYAQTMALAVKAHQALGCRGVSRADLRYDGERLYMLEVNTQPGMTPTSLVPEQASFAGIPFPELVRWMVENAEFDR from the coding sequence ATGACAACCAGCGTTGCCGTGCTGATGGGAGGGTGGTCGTCCGAGCGGGAGGTCTCGCTGGTCAGCGGCGCAGCCGTGGCGGCGGCGCTGACCGAAGCCGGCTACGCAGTGCGGACCATCGACGTTCCGCGCGATCCGGCGCGGCTGCTGGCGCAGCTCGATCCACGCCCCGATGCGATCTTCAACGCACTGCATGGCCGCTGGGGCGAGGACGGCACCCTGCAAGGTCTGCTCGATATTCTCGCCATTCCCTATACCCACTCGGGGTTGCTGGCATCGGCGATGGCGATGCACAAGCCGACGGCGAAGCTGATGTTCGAGCGAGCCGGCATTCCGGTCGCCGAGCACGTCGTGGTGACCCGCGCTGAATTCGCCGCGGGCGATCCGCTGCCGCGCCCCTACGTTATCAAGCCGCTGAACGAGGGATCGAGCGTCGGTGTGCGCATCGTGCGCAACGGTGCCAACGTCGCCGTGATGAGCGATGAATGGACCTTTGGCGAGCGGGTGATGATCGAGCGCTTCGTGCCCGGCCGCGAGTTCACCGTCGCGGTGATGGGTGACCGGCCGCTTGGCGTAACCGAGATCACCACCGATCGCGGCTTTTATGATTATGACGCCAAATACGCGCCCGGCGGATCGCGCCACGTCGTGCCTGCCCAGGTTGACCCGGACATCTATGCGCAAACCATGGCGCTGGCGGTCAAGGCGCATCAGGCGCTCGGATGCCGCGGCGTTAGCCGCGCCGACCTGCGCTACGACGGCGAACGCCTCTACATGCTCGAGGTCAATACCCAGCCCGGCATGACGCCAACGTCCCTGGTGCCGGAACAGGCGTCGTTCGCCGGCATTCCCTTTCCCGAACTGGTGCGCTGGATGGTGGAGAACGCGGAGTTTGACCGATGA
- the murB gene encoding UDP-N-acetylmuramate dehydrogenase produces MPAARALPRLIDRLPDVRGRYAEAVPLAPITWFRVGGPAEVVFRPADAEDLAAFVAAKPADVPLTVLGVASNLLVRDGGIAGVVVRLGRAFAAIDVSDETITAGAGALDANVARTACEAGVADFEFLSGIPGTIGGALRMNAGAYGSEINDVLTGVRVIDEAGVIRRVGTADMAFSYRHCGAPAGWIFLEAALRGRAGNASAIARRMQEIRAARDGTQPVRARTGGSTFANPSGAKAWELIDRAGCRGLVLGGAQVSPLHCNFLINTGSATAADLEALGEEVRRRVFLETGVALEWEIHRIGVPSADHRLEAIQ; encoded by the coding sequence ATGCCGGCGGCACGTGCCCTGCCCCGACTGATCGACCGGCTGCCGGACGTCCGCGGCCGCTATGCCGAGGCCGTCCCGCTGGCGCCGATCACCTGGTTCCGCGTCGGCGGACCGGCAGAGGTGGTGTTCCGGCCGGCCGATGCCGAGGATCTCGCGGCGTTTGTCGCCGCCAAGCCGGCCGACGTCCCGCTGACCGTGCTGGGTGTCGCATCCAACCTGTTGGTGCGCGACGGCGGTATTGCCGGCGTCGTCGTGCGCCTGGGGCGCGCATTCGCCGCCATTGACGTGAGCGACGAAACCATCACCGCCGGGGCCGGAGCGCTCGACGCCAATGTCGCGCGAACGGCCTGCGAGGCGGGCGTTGCCGATTTCGAGTTCCTCTCCGGCATCCCGGGGACGATCGGCGGCGCGCTGAGGATGAACGCCGGGGCCTACGGTAGCGAGATCAATGACGTTCTGACCGGTGTGCGGGTGATCGACGAGGCGGGTGTGATCCGCCGGGTGGGTACAGCGGACATGGCCTTTTCATATCGTCACTGCGGCGCACCCGCCGGATGGATTTTCCTTGAAGCGGCCCTGCGCGGCAGGGCCGGAAACGCCAGCGCAATCGCCCGACGCATGCAGGAGATCCGCGCGGCGCGCGATGGCACCCAGCCGGTGCGCGCGCGGACAGGCGGATCAACCTTCGCCAATCCGTCGGGAGCGAAGGCCTGGGAGTTGATCGATCGGGCCGGCTGCCGCGGCCTCGTGCTCGGCGGCGCCCAGGTCTCGCCACTGCACTGCAACTTCCTGATCAATACCGGCTCCGCTACCGCCGCCGATCTCGAGGCTCTGGGCGAGGAGGTGCGCCGGCGGGTTTTCCTTGAAACCGGCGTGGCGCTCGAGTGGGAGATTCACCGCATCGGCGTGCCGTCGGCCGATCATCGCCTGGAGGCGATCCAATGA